A window of Bos taurus isolate L1 Dominette 01449 registration number 42190680 breed Hereford chromosome 19, ARS-UCD2.0, whole genome shotgun sequence contains these coding sequences:
- the SGSH gene encoding N-sulphoglucosamine sulphohydrolase precursor — translation MRSSGQGCWVLLISVGLCCVHRARPRNVLLILADDGGFESGAYNNSAISTPHLDALARRSLVFRNAFTSVSSCSPSRASLLTGLPQHQNGMYGLHQDVHHFNSFDRVQSLPLLLGRAGIHTGIIGKKHVGPEMVYPFDFAYTEENGSVLQVGRNITRIKLLVRKFLQTRGDRPFFLYVAFHDPHRCGHSQPQYGAFCEKFGNGESGMGRIPDWTPQTYNPKDVQVPYFVPDTPAARADLAAQYTTIGRMDQGIGLVLQELRGAGVLNDTLVIFTSDNGIPFPSGRTNLYWPGTAEPMLVSSPEHPKRWGQVSEAYVSLLDLTPTILDWFSIPYPSYAIFGTKTVQLTGRSLLPVLEAEPLWTTVFGSQSYHEVTMSYPMRSVHHQNFHLVHNLHFKMPFPIDQDFYISPTFQDLLNRTTAGQPTGWYKDLHQYYYRERWELYDRNQDPHETHNLAADPRYTQVLELLQTQLVKWQWETHDPWVCAPDGVLEEKLAPQCRPLHNEL, via the exons ATGCGAAGCTCTGGGCAGGGCTGCTGGGTGCTGCTGATCTCCGTGGGTCTCTGTTGTGTGCACCGGGCGCGCCCCCGGAACGTGCTGCTGATCCTCG CGGACGACGGAGGCTTTGAGAGTGGCGCCTACAACAACAGCGCCATCTCTACCCCTCACCTGGACGCCTTGGCCCGCCGGAGTCTTGTCTTCCGCAATGCCTTCACCTCTGTCAGCAGCTGCTCACCCAGCCGCGCCAGCCTCCTCACTGGCCTGCCCCAG CATCAGAATGGAATGTACGGCCTGCACCAGGATGTCCACCACTTCAACTCCTTCGACCGGGTGCAGAGCCTGCCACTGCTGCTGGGCCGAGCTGGCATTCACACAG GCATCATTGGGAAGAAGCACGTGGGGCCGGAGATGGTGTATCCATTTGACTTTGCATACACGGAGGAGAATGGCTCTGTCCTCCAGGTCGGGCGGAACATCACTAGAATTAAACTGCTGGTCCGGAAATTCCTGCAGACGCGGGGTGACAG GCCTTTTTTCCTCTATGTTGCCTTCCATGACCCCCACCGCTGCGGGCACTCCCAGCCACAGTATGGGGCGTTCTGTGAGAAGTTTGGCAATGGGGAGAGTGGCATGGGGCGGATTCCAGACTGGACCCCCCAGACCTACAACCCGAAGGATGTGCAG GTGCCTTACTTCGTCCCTGACACCCCAGCCGCCCGAGCTGACCTGGCCGCTCAGTACACCACCATTGGCCGGATGGACCAAG GGATTGGACTCGTGCTCCAGGAGCTGCGTGGAGCAGGTGTCCTGAATGATACCCTGGTCATCTTCACGTCCGACAATGGGATCCCCTTCCCCAGTGGCAGGACCAACCTGTACTGGCCAGGCACTGCAGAGCCCATGCTGGTATCGTCTCCAGAGCATCCAAAACGCTGGGGCCAGGTCAGTGAGGCCTACGTGAGCCTCTTAG ATCTCACGCCCACCATCTTGGATTGGTTCTCCATCCCCTACCCTAGCTATGCCATCTTTGGCACAAAGACCGTCCAGCTTACTGGGCGGTCCCTCCTCCCAGTGCTGGAGGCAGAACCCCTCTGGACCACAGTCTTCGGCAGCCAGAGCTACCATGAGGTCACCATGTCCTACCCCATGCGCTCCGTGCACCACCAGAACTTCCACCTGGTGCACAACCTCCACTTCAAGATGCCCTTCCCCATCGACCAGGACTTCTACATCTCGCCGACCTTTCAGGACCTGCTGAATCGCACCACAGCTGGCCAGCCCACGGGCTGGTATAAGGACCTGCATCAGTACTACTACCGGGAGCGCTGGGAGCTCTATGACAGGAACCAGGACCCCCACGAGACCCACAACCTGGCTGCCGACCCCCGCTACACCCAGGTTCTGGAACTGCTTCAGACCCAGCTGGTCAAGTGGCAGTGGGAGACCCATGACCCTTGGGTGTGTGCTCCAGATGGGGTGCTGGAGGAGAAACTGGCTCCCCAGTGCCGGCCGCTCCACAACGAACTGTGA
- the SGSH gene encoding N-sulphoglucosamine sulphohydrolase isoform X2, translated as MYGLHQDVHHFNSFDRVQSLPLLLGRAGIHTGIIGKKHVGPEMVYPFDFAYTEENGSVLQVGRNITRIKLLVRKFLQTRGDRPFFLYVAFHDPHRCGHSQPQYGAFCEKFGNGESGMGRIPDWTPQTYNPKDVQVPYFVPDTPAARADLAAQYTTIGRMDQGIGLVLQELRGAGVLNDTLVIFTSDNGIPFPSGRTNLYWPGTAEPMLVSSPEHPKRWGQVSEAYVSLLDLTPTILDWFSIPYPSYAIFGTKTVQLTGRSLLPVLEAEPLWTTVFGSQSYHEVTMSYPMRSVHHQNFHLVHNLHFKMPFPIDQDFYISPTFQDLLNRTTAGQPTGWYKDLHQYYYRERWELYDRNQDPHETHNLAADPRYTQVLELLQTQLVKWQWETHDPWVCAPDGVLEEKLAPQCRPLHNEL; from the exons ATGTACGGCCTGCACCAGGATGTCCACCACTTCAACTCCTTCGACCGGGTGCAGAGCCTGCCACTGCTGCTGGGCCGAGCTGGCATTCACACAG GCATCATTGGGAAGAAGCACGTGGGGCCGGAGATGGTGTATCCATTTGACTTTGCATACACGGAGGAGAATGGCTCTGTCCTCCAGGTCGGGCGGAACATCACTAGAATTAAACTGCTGGTCCGGAAATTCCTGCAGACGCGGGGTGACAG GCCTTTTTTCCTCTATGTTGCCTTCCATGACCCCCACCGCTGCGGGCACTCCCAGCCACAGTATGGGGCGTTCTGTGAGAAGTTTGGCAATGGGGAGAGTGGCATGGGGCGGATTCCAGACTGGACCCCCCAGACCTACAACCCGAAGGATGTGCAG GTGCCTTACTTCGTCCCTGACACCCCAGCCGCCCGAGCTGACCTGGCCGCTCAGTACACCACCATTGGCCGGATGGACCAAG GGATTGGACTCGTGCTCCAGGAGCTGCGTGGAGCAGGTGTCCTGAATGATACCCTGGTCATCTTCACGTCCGACAATGGGATCCCCTTCCCCAGTGGCAGGACCAACCTGTACTGGCCAGGCACTGCAGAGCCCATGCTGGTATCGTCTCCAGAGCATCCAAAACGCTGGGGCCAGGTCAGTGAGGCCTACGTGAGCCTCTTAG ATCTCACGCCCACCATCTTGGATTGGTTCTCCATCCCCTACCCTAGCTATGCCATCTTTGGCACAAAGACCGTCCAGCTTACTGGGCGGTCCCTCCTCCCAGTGCTGGAGGCAGAACCCCTCTGGACCACAGTCTTCGGCAGCCAGAGCTACCATGAGGTCACCATGTCCTACCCCATGCGCTCCGTGCACCACCAGAACTTCCACCTGGTGCACAACCTCCACTTCAAGATGCCCTTCCCCATCGACCAGGACTTCTACATCTCGCCGACCTTTCAGGACCTGCTGAATCGCACCACAGCTGGCCAGCCCACGGGCTGGTATAAGGACCTGCATCAGTACTACTACCGGGAGCGCTGGGAGCTCTATGACAGGAACCAGGACCCCCACGAGACCCACAACCTGGCTGCCGACCCCCGCTACACCCAGGTTCTGGAACTGCTTCAGACCCAGCTGGTCAAGTGGCAGTGGGAGACCCATGACCCTTGGGTGTGTGCTCCAGATGGGGTGCTGGAGGAGAAACTGGCTCCCCAGTGCCGGCCGCTCCACAACGAACTGTGA
- the SGSH gene encoding N-sulphoglucosamine sulphohydrolase isoform X1 produces MRSSGQGCWVLLISVGLCCVHRARPRNVLLILADDGGFESGAYNNSAISTPHLDALARRSLVFRNAFTSVSSCSPSRASLLTGLPQHQNGMYGLHQDVHHFNSFDRVQSLPLLLGRAGIHTGIIGKKHVGPEMVYPFDFAYTEENGSVLQVGRNITRIKLLVRKFLQTRGDRPFFLYVAFHDPHRCGHSQPQYGAFCEKFGNGESGMGRIPDWTPQTYNPKDVQVPYFVPDTPAARADLAAQYTTIGRMDQGIGLVLQELRGAGVLNDTLVIFTSDNGIPFPSGRTNLYWPGTAEPMLVSSPEHPKRWGQVSEAYVSLLGVWT; encoded by the exons ATGCGAAGCTCTGGGCAGGGCTGCTGGGTGCTGCTGATCTCCGTGGGTCTCTGTTGTGTGCACCGGGCGCGCCCCCGGAACGTGCTGCTGATCCTCG CGGACGACGGAGGCTTTGAGAGTGGCGCCTACAACAACAGCGCCATCTCTACCCCTCACCTGGACGCCTTGGCCCGCCGGAGTCTTGTCTTCCGCAATGCCTTCACCTCTGTCAGCAGCTGCTCACCCAGCCGCGCCAGCCTCCTCACTGGCCTGCCCCAG CATCAGAATGGAATGTACGGCCTGCACCAGGATGTCCACCACTTCAACTCCTTCGACCGGGTGCAGAGCCTGCCACTGCTGCTGGGCCGAGCTGGCATTCACACAG GCATCATTGGGAAGAAGCACGTGGGGCCGGAGATGGTGTATCCATTTGACTTTGCATACACGGAGGAGAATGGCTCTGTCCTCCAGGTCGGGCGGAACATCACTAGAATTAAACTGCTGGTCCGGAAATTCCTGCAGACGCGGGGTGACAG GCCTTTTTTCCTCTATGTTGCCTTCCATGACCCCCACCGCTGCGGGCACTCCCAGCCACAGTATGGGGCGTTCTGTGAGAAGTTTGGCAATGGGGAGAGTGGCATGGGGCGGATTCCAGACTGGACCCCCCAGACCTACAACCCGAAGGATGTGCAG GTGCCTTACTTCGTCCCTGACACCCCAGCCGCCCGAGCTGACCTGGCCGCTCAGTACACCACCATTGGCCGGATGGACCAAG GGATTGGACTCGTGCTCCAGGAGCTGCGTGGAGCAGGTGTCCTGAATGATACCCTGGTCATCTTCACGTCCGACAATGGGATCCCCTTCCCCAGTGGCAGGACCAACCTGTACTGGCCAGGCACTGCAGAGCCCATGCTGGTATCGTCTCCAGAGCATCCAAAACGCTGGGGCCAGGTCAGTGAGGCCTACGTGAGCCTCTTAG GGGTCTGGACCTAG
- the SGSH gene encoding N-sulphoglucosamine sulphohydrolase isoform X3, with protein sequence MGRTCGPVRRGVKDGENLSEDAKSGACEGPASLLAASEWNVRPAPGCPPLQLLRPGAEPATAAGPSWHSHRPFFLYVAFHDPHRCGHSQPQYGAFCEKFGNGESGMGRIPDWTPQTYNPKDVQVPYFVPDTPAARADLAAQYTTIGRMDQGIGLVLQELRGAGVLNDTLVIFTSDNGIPFPSGRTNLYWPGTAEPMLVSSPEHPKRWGQVSEAYVSLLDLTPTILDWFSIPYPSYAIFGTKTVQLTGRSLLPVLEAEPLWTTVFGSQSYHEVTMSYPMRSVHHQNFHLVHNLHFKMPFPIDQDFYISPTFQDLLNRTTAGQPTGWYKDLHQYYYRERWELYDRNQDPHETHNLAADPRYTQVLELLQTQLVKWQWETHDPWVCAPDGVLEEKLAPQCRPLHNEL encoded by the exons ATGGGAAGGACCTGTGGGCCTGTTCGGCGGGGAGTGAAAGACGGAGAAAACCTCTCCGAGGACGCTAAATCAGGGGCCTGTGAAGGGCCAG CATCTCTGCTTGCAGCATCAGAATGGAATGTACGGCCTGCACCAGGATGTCCACCACTTCAACTCCTTCGACCGGGTGCAGAGCCTGCCACTGCTGCTGGGCCGAGCTGGCATTCACACAG GCCTTTTTTCCTCTATGTTGCCTTCCATGACCCCCACCGCTGCGGGCACTCCCAGCCACAGTATGGGGCGTTCTGTGAGAAGTTTGGCAATGGGGAGAGTGGCATGGGGCGGATTCCAGACTGGACCCCCCAGACCTACAACCCGAAGGATGTGCAG GTGCCTTACTTCGTCCCTGACACCCCAGCCGCCCGAGCTGACCTGGCCGCTCAGTACACCACCATTGGCCGGATGGACCAAG GGATTGGACTCGTGCTCCAGGAGCTGCGTGGAGCAGGTGTCCTGAATGATACCCTGGTCATCTTCACGTCCGACAATGGGATCCCCTTCCCCAGTGGCAGGACCAACCTGTACTGGCCAGGCACTGCAGAGCCCATGCTGGTATCGTCTCCAGAGCATCCAAAACGCTGGGGCCAGGTCAGTGAGGCCTACGTGAGCCTCTTAG ATCTCACGCCCACCATCTTGGATTGGTTCTCCATCCCCTACCCTAGCTATGCCATCTTTGGCACAAAGACCGTCCAGCTTACTGGGCGGTCCCTCCTCCCAGTGCTGGAGGCAGAACCCCTCTGGACCACAGTCTTCGGCAGCCAGAGCTACCATGAGGTCACCATGTCCTACCCCATGCGCTCCGTGCACCACCAGAACTTCCACCTGGTGCACAACCTCCACTTCAAGATGCCCTTCCCCATCGACCAGGACTTCTACATCTCGCCGACCTTTCAGGACCTGCTGAATCGCACCACAGCTGGCCAGCCCACGGGCTGGTATAAGGACCTGCATCAGTACTACTACCGGGAGCGCTGGGAGCTCTATGACAGGAACCAGGACCCCCACGAGACCCACAACCTGGCTGCCGACCCCCGCTACACCCAGGTTCTGGAACTGCTTCAGACCCAGCTGGTCAAGTGGCAGTGGGAGACCCATGACCCTTGGGTGTGTGCTCCAGATGGGGTGCTGGAGGAGAAACTGGCTCCCCAGTGCCGGCCGCTCCACAACGAACTGTGA